A window of Ardenticatenales bacterium genomic DNA:
GAAAAACCCGGTTTTTTCAGTGAAGGGGTGTAGTTTTCTAACGGCAAGTCGAGGGTATGAAGTGCATCATGCCCTGCCACAATCAGTTGTACGGCTAAACGTTTGGGCAAATGTGCATCAACGAGGAACTTCATGCCAATACGGTCTCTAGCCGTTTCACTTGACTGAGCCGTGTAGCAAAGGCAAGTACGGCCAAAATATCTTCAGGCTCCAGATCTTCATAGTCCGCCAGAATTTCCTCATTGCTCATGCCGGCACTCAGCAATTCCAGGATCACCTCGATCGGGTAGCGTAATCCGCGAATGCATGGCTTCCCATGACAGATTTCCGGGTTAATCGTGATGCGCTTTAGCAAGGCCAATGTTTCCATTTCTCCATCGCCGAGGTCTTGAAGACAAGTATAAAACTGATCAACAGCTTCGTCCAGGCTCTCAGGCGGCACAGGATCACAGGTAGTGGCTCAATGCCGGCATTCCTGCTGTGGCTGGTTTGTGGGGGGGTAGATTTGTCAAATCATCTCTGAAGATTTGACAAAACTTTGTTCGTGGCTGGTTTGTGGGGTGGGTAATTGCCGGCATTCTCAGCAAACCACCTGGCGTCCCCCATCATGACAACTTGTTTGCCCATCCGGCAGGTCAGCGCAACCGGTACAACTGGCGACAACAGACATGGCTAAGGAACGAAAATTAAATAGCTTATCCACTCAGATTGGTTCAATCTCCGAAAATTGAACCAATCTTGACCAACTTATTTAAGCGCCATTCGTAAACCAATCAACCAATCAAACAATAGCAGTCAATCATCTTTGGTCTGGGATAACAGGTCAGCATCAATCTTATCTTGTAGACGTCCAGAAGCACGTTTGGAAGTAATCAAGTCTTGGCGCGAAATAAAAACGACTGGAAGATCATCAAATTTCACTTCAATTCTTCGCTGCCATGCTTCGGCGAACTGTAAACCAGGTATACCCATCAAAATATCTATCCGTACCGGCGGAACACCCATTTGGTAAAAATAGCCTTCCTCGGCAAAATCAGCTTCGGTTAAACCGACAAGTGGCGCGCCAAACTCTTGAAGAGAGTTGTAAACAGCCTGAGCGTTATCCACATCAGTGCTGATCCAAAGGTCAAGGTCTTTTGTGAAGCGGGGTTCGGCGTACTGGATGACGGCGTACCCGCCAATTACCAGATACTTAACCTTGTTGTCGTTGAAAATTTTCAACAGATCGCTGTAATCGGAGTTGACGAACATCTATGCCCTTAACTTTGACATAATGAACAATTAGCTCCCAGGTCGCCTCAAAACGGGCTTCTGAGGATTGGGCTTGCCAAAAATCCAGATCAAATGAACGATCCAGTTCGCTGATTTTGCCCCTGCGTTCAAAAGAAACAGTTTGTGTCATTACAATACCTTCGCCAAAAAAGACGTGGAACGGGTGGTTGTGTTAGATGCGGTTTTTCAACCGCCACGAAGAGAAATTGTCCAACACCCATCGTTCATGACGGATATTTTAGCACCTTTACAATGAGGAACAATTTCGCCCGGTTTCATTTAGATTTGTGGCTGGTTTGCGGGGTGGGGTAATTGCCGGCATTCCCACCACCCCACCTGGCATCCCCTATCGTGACAACTTGTTTACCCACCCGGCAGGACAGAGCAAATCAGCCAGCGTTCTGGATAAACCGCCTGCATGGAGGCAGCGGTCAGTTCCAACACAGGCGTACCCAGCAGCAGCGGGTCTTCGAAATCAGGGTGGTGAATAGCGACAACCTGTAGGCGTGTGTGTCGTAATTGGCGCTTACGCTTTTCGTCTTCAACCCGGTCCAGATGTCGCTCCAGGAAGTAGACGGGGGACCAGACCTCAACCTTTATTTCAACGCTATCCTCAGCAACAAGTGTGTGCGTTTGCGTTGGTTTGGACGCAGGCAGAAGATTGTCCCCATGCTTTCGCGCCAATGGGCGCACCACTTCAGCCTGGCGGTGGCTGGGCGTTGGCCCCTTCTTGGCGGTTCGTGGCGGTATCTTGCCCGCTGTCTTGCCAAAGGTGCAATTTTTGGCTAGCCGTACCACACAGTTATTCACCCCATGCCTGACAGCATCAACCAATGAAAATCCAGCATCAAAGAGGGCCAGGTCTGTCTCCGTCAGCTTTTTGCCGACCTGCTTGTACACCTTTTCCATCTCCGCGGATGGCGCGTATTGACTCGTATCACCGCTGCTTGTTGCACCTGATAATTGATAGCTGTGGGCGTGTTGGTGTTGGTGTTTGTTTTCACATACTAATCATCCATCAACACGCCCTTTTTTGCACCCCCTATTTTCTCTCGATTAGGGGAAACCAAAGATGTCCAGCCATTTATGGCACGTTGGCACGTAATCTGGTCTTAAACCCGCCGCTGTTGCGCTAACTCATGTCGCTATCGCCATCGCTATCGAAAATCCGATAGTGATGGCGATTGGGGGCAGGAGATGGCGCTCAACTGCCGGCATAAATAGCAAAATCAAATTCAGCCTGGCGGGGAGCGGTGGGGTGGCCGTTGCAGTTGATGGCTCGGATATGGTTACAGCTTCTCGCCAAAAAGGTGCTGTGTGCGTGCGAAAAGAGTGTACCCGACAAGCAAGGTGATAATGGCCGTGATCAGGGTGCGCGCGAAGAAGGCAAGATCCATGGGCGCGGGGCCGCTGCTGCCGGTCGTGCCCCAAAGGACGGTGCGATAGGCGTCAACAATGGAGGCCATGGGGTTGAGCCAGCGCATCAGTTGCGCCGGGACAAAGGAAATGCCGGCAATCACCTGCCGCGCCCCATACAGTTCCAAAGGATAAAAAATGGGCGTCAGGAAAAAACCCGCCAACAGCAGCACGTCCAGGATCATCACCACATCCCGATAAAAAACGTGCAGCGCGCCACAAAACAGTGCCAACCCCAGCGTAAAGATAAGTTGCGTCAACAAAATCAGGGGAACCCACAGCGCGTGAACCGTCAGCCCCAGGCCAGAGCCATAGAGAAAGCCCACCAACACCAGCAAGGCTATCAGAAAATGGACCAGGTTGGAGAGAATGGCCGCCGACGGCAACAATTCACGCGGAAAATACACTTTCTTAATCAGCGCGTCATTGCTGGTGATGGAAACCGTCCCCGCCATCAGCGACGAACTGAAAAAGTTCCACGGAATCAGCCCCACCAGGAAAAAGACGGAATAATCGCGCACCCCGTCATTGCGAAAAATCGTAAAGATAAGGCTGAAGACGACCATCATCAGCAGCGGATTCAGCAAACTCCAAAAAACACCCAGGAGGGAATTCTTATAGCGCACCTTCAGGTCGCGGGCGACCAAATTACGCAGCAAAAAGCGGTATTGAACCAGCTCGCGTACATGCCGGCGCGCGGCGGAGCCGATCGTCTCTTCAGCGGTCAGCGATTGTTGCATAAACGGATCTCTCGCATACTTTGGCATCCATATGAGCGATTATAGTAAGTTCCCCCACAACCGGCAATTGGCAAGCGGCAGTCGCCATTGTCCCGCTTCCCCCAACCCCATATAATCCACGTATTCCCATGAACCTGCCGGGGTTTCTCAAGAAGCGGTCCTGTAAACAAGCTAAACCTGGCAGGTCTTGCTCAAGTCACAGCGAGGTTATCATGTCCCAGACGCCCGTCAACAACAACCTCAGCCGTCGCGGCTTCCTGCAAACCGCCGTGGCCGCCGCCGCCGGAGCCGCCGCTGCCGGAGCCAGCGCGGCTTTTGTCCTCAACAATGCAGGCGAAAGCGCCGCCATCATGCCCGCCGCCGCGCCCGTCGCGCCGCTCACCCGCGCCCAAACCACCATGCCCGTGGCGCAAGAAAGCGCCGATCTCTTCAGTCAACTTGTAGCCGCGCAAGCGGACAACATGCGCCTGCAGGCGGAACTCGCCGCCGCGCAGCGCAAGATCGAAAGTCTGCAAACGGCCACCGGCCAGGGGGACATGGTGCAGGCGATGCAGCAGGAGTTGAACACCGCCCACAACGAGTTGGGCGTCCTCTCCGGGCTGGTGGCTCTCTATGATCAGCTTGATGGCCTGGACGTGGAGACCCTGATCGACAACGGCCTCAACGCCGTCGGGGAGACGCTGGGGGGGCTGCTGGACCACCTGCCCACGCTCAGCGAAGGGCTGGACGCCGGAGAACGCGCCCTGGCGGAACTGGAAGCGCAAGTTCCGCTGGTGGACAGCGGGCGGCGCTGGCTCGCGAATCAAATGAGCAAACTGGGCGGATACCTCGATGGGTTGGAACAGGTCTTGCGGCAGGTGGTGGCTCGTGCCGGCACTTTCTTCGACATGCTCGACGACTGGTTCAAAGACATCCTCAAATGGCTCCCCTTCGGCATTGGCAGCACCGCCATCCTCGTCATTGACGCCCTCACCGCCCTCCTCAACGAAACGCCACACACCATCAACGGCCTGCGCGCCAACGTCGCCGACCCATTGGACCTATGGCTGGCGGAAGAAGCGGGACAGCAGCGCATCCACAGCCGCCTGATCACGCCGCTGCGCCAGCAAACAATGGACCCAATCCCCACGGCGATCACCCGCGCCCGCGAGACCCACGCCACCTACGAAGAGCAGTTAGCCACGCCTGTACAGCAAGCCATCGCCGACCGCCGCCTCGTGCGCCAACTGATCGCCGACTACCGCCAGGAACACCAAATCTGACCACCACCGTGCGATGCCCCCGTCTGTCGGCGCGCCACGCCTTTTCCCCTTTTTGCGCCACTACGTGCCCGTTGCCTGAGCCTGAGCAGGCAACCTGGGCTTCGCCAGACTCAGCCCACGATAGGATCCGTCGTTCTGTAATCACCTTTTTGCCACATTTCCCTTTTTTTTCTATACTAAGCGACCTGTTAACATTCTGTTAACATCACACCATCTCGTGGCCACGCTTCGCCATTTGCGTCGCAAACGACCTGGCGACTCGTTGACCTTAATTTCTCAGTAACTGCTACGCCAGATTGGATCAAATTTCTCTGGTGAAGATGGCCATTGAGCGCGTGACATTGGTCCAATCTCCAGAGAGCGTTAGTAGTTGCATTTCACGTTCCTATATGAGTTTCTCTTTCTACCTGCTGTTGCTGACGGCCGTTACCTTCGACTTTCTGAACGGTTTTCATGATAGTTCCAACATCGTAGCTACGCCGATAGCCTCGCGGGCCATGTCCCCACGAGCCGTGCTGCTACTGGCGGCGGCGGCGCACTTCGTTGGCCCGTTTCTGTTTGGCGTGGCCGTCGCCAAGACCATCGGAGAGGGGTTGGTTGACCCCGCACACGTGACGCTGCCCGTCGTCATTGCCGCCATGCTGTCCGCCGTCGTCTGGAATATCATCACCTGGCTGCTCGGTGTTCCCTCCAGTTCCTCGCACGCACTGGTTGGCGGCCTGATCGGCGCAGTCGCCATTAGCAACGGGCTGGCCGCCGTCAACATGCAAGGGCTGATCAAAATCGTCATTGCCTTGTTTATTTCGCCCGTGCTGGGTTTGATCACCAGCTATATTCTGATGAATCTAACGCGGTTCCTGGCGCGGGGCGCGACGCCGCGCATCAATCGCTTTTTCAAGCGGGCGCAGGTGGTGACGGCGGTGGCGCTGGCGTTGAGCCACGGGGCGAATGATGCGCAAAAGACGATGGGCATCATCACGCTGGGCCTGGTGATTGAGGGGGCGATTGACTCCTTTGCGGTGCCACTGTGGGTGATTGCGATCAGTGCCGGCATGATCGCCCTGGGCACGGCAACAGGCGGCTGGCGACTCATCAAAACCCTCGGCGGTCGCATCTACAAAATCCGCCCCGTGGACGGCTTCGTCTCCCAGATCGCCGGCGCCGGCGTCATCCTCGGCGCGGCCATGTTTGGCGGTCCCGTCAGCACCACCCAGGTCATGAGTTCCGCCATCATGGGCGCGGGCGCGGCCCAGCGCGTTTCTAAAGTACGCTGGCAAGTCGGTTACGAAATGCTCGTCGCCTGGGTCCTCACCATCCCCCTTTCCGCCCTCCTTGCCGTCCTTTTTTACTTCCCGATGAACTGGCTGCTGACCTAATGTCTTATCGAACATCTTCCCGGAAGCCGTGTTGCAGCCGAATTGCGCGAATGAGAAAGCTTCCGGGAAGGTTTACATCCAGGAGCGCAACATGGATTGGCTAAAACGATTCTTGCAACCCAAGCGAGACACCTTCGTCCCCCTGATCATCCAGCAGGGCGAGTACGCCGTCGCCAGCGTGGAAGCGCTGCAAGCCTACCTGCGCAAGCCCATTCCCAAGAAAGGGGAGCAGGCCAAAATGGTCGAACGAGAAGCGGACGAGGTGCAGCGTATCCTCATTGACAACCTGCTGGATACATTCGTCACGCCCCTGGATCGCGAAGACCTCTTCGCCCTCTCCCGCGCTCTGGACAACTTTGTTGATTATGTCTACTCAACTGTGGAGGAAATGCAAATCTTCCAGATTGAGCCTTCCCCCGCCCTGGTGCAGATCGCCGGATTGCTCATGGACATGGCCCGTGAACTGCACCTGGCCACATTGCGCTTATCGGACAATCCGGGCGTGGCCTCCGAACATGCGCGGCGGGCCAAAAAGCTGGAAAATCAAGTGGAGGCCGCCTATCGCGTTATCCTCGCCGACTTGTTCCAGGAGCCTGACGCAGACGAAAATCTCATGCTTATCTTGAAAACGCGGGAAGTGCTGCGCCACCTCTCCAACGCCGCCGACCAGGGGGACCGCGCCGCGGACGTGATCATGGACATCCACATCAAGTGGAGCTGACGCGCAGGGGGAGCCATATGCCACCAAAAGAGGCAACTATTCACGACCACCTTCCCGGAAGCTGTTTTGATGCCAAATGAATTGAATGGTGAGGCATTTGGGGCTTGAAATCGAGCTTCCGGGAAGATATCTTGAACCATATACCCCTGAGGCTGAACAGTTACTCGGGAAGATTATTTTCACGGGAGGAATTCGTGACCCCTCGCGCCGAAACATTGCATGGCGGCGTCCTCGTCGCCGAAGTGCTGCGCCGGCAGGGCGTGCCTTCTCTCTTCACCCTCTGCGGCGGGCACATCTCCCCCATCCTCGTAGCCGCCAAAGCGCTGGGCATCCGCATCGTGGATACGCGCCACGAGGCAACCGCCGTGTTTGCGGCGGACGCGGCGGCGCGGCTGACGGGCGTACCGGGCGTGGCCGCGGTCACGGCCGGCCCCGGCCTGACGAACACCATCACCGCCGTGAAAAACGCGCAGTTGGCGCAGTCGCCCGTGGTGCTGCTGGGCGGCGCGGCTCCCACGCTGCTCAAGGGGCGCGGCGCGCTGCAAGATATTGACCAGATGGCCCTGATGCGCCCGCATGTGAAGTGGGCGAAAGCGGTGCGCGCCGTGCGCGAGATCGTGCCCGCGCTCACGCGCGCCTTCGCCATCGCCCAAAGCGGTGTCCCCGGCCCCGTGTTCGTGGAACTGCCCATCGACATCCTTTACCCGGAAGCAGTGGTGCGCGAGTGGACGGCGGCCAGCCTCAGCCGCGGGCGCTCCCTGGCCAGCCGCGTCACCAATGGGTATGTAAATTGGCACGTGAACAACGTGTTCGCCCGCGCCGGGGAGCAGCGCGCGGAGGAACCGACGCCCGTTTCCGCGCCGCGACCGCCTATGGGTCAGGTACGGGCAGCGGCGGAGATGCTGGCGGCGGCGCGGCGCCCCGTCCTCGTCGTGGGCAGCCAGGCGCTGCTGGGCGCGCCGGCGGACGCCGCCGCCTTGCGCGACGCGATCCTGCGCCTGGGCATTCCCACGTACCTTTCCGGGATGGGGCGCGGGCTGTTGGGCCGGCATCCGCTGCACATGCGGCATGGGCGTGGGCAGGCGCTGAA
This region includes:
- a CDS encoding DUF47 family protein; this translates as MDWLKRFLQPKRDTFVPLIIQQGEYAVASVEALQAYLRKPIPKKGEQAKMVEREADEVQRILIDNLLDTFVTPLDREDLFALSRALDNFVDYVYSTVEEMQIFQIEPSPALVQIAGLLMDMARELHLATLRLSDNPGVASEHARRAKKLENQVEAAYRVILADLFQEPDADENLMLILKTREVLRHLSNAADQGDRAADVIMDIHIKWS
- a CDS encoding ABC transporter permease, whose protein sequence is MQQSLTAEETIGSAARRHVRELVQYRFLLRNLVARDLKVRYKNSLLGVFWSLLNPLLMMVVFSLIFTIFRNDGVRDYSVFFLVGLIPWNFFSSSLMAGTVSITSNDALIKKVYFPRELLPSAAILSNLVHFLIALLVLVGFLYGSGLGLTVHALWVPLILLTQLIFTLGLALFCGALHVFYRDVVMILDVLLLAGFFLTPIFYPLELYGARQVIAGISFVPAQLMRWLNPMASIVDAYRTVLWGTTGSSGPAPMDLAFFARTLITAIITLLVGYTLFARTQHLFGEKL
- a CDS encoding inorganic phosphate transporter; its protein translation is MSFSFYLLLLTAVTFDFLNGFHDSSNIVATPIASRAMSPRAVLLLAAAAHFVGPFLFGVAVAKTIGEGLVDPAHVTLPVVIAAMLSAVVWNIITWLLGVPSSSSHALVGGLIGAVAISNGLAAVNMQGLIKIVIALFISPVLGLITSYILMNLTRFLARGATPRINRFFKRAQVVTAVALALSHGANDAQKTMGIITLGLVIEGAIDSFAVPLWVIAISAGMIALGTATGGWRLIKTLGGRIYKIRPVDGFVSQIAGAGVILGAAMFGGPVSTTQVMSSAIMGAGAAQRVSKVRWQVGYEMLVAWVLTIPLSALLAVLFYFPMNWLLT
- a CDS encoding DUF5615 family PIN-like protein; this translates as MKFLVDAHLPKRLAVQLIVAGHDALHTLDLPLENYTPSLKKPGFSIVRQKLPEWFMCKNPVFDLFSVESRLNIW
- a CDS encoding thiamine pyrophosphate-binding protein, which gives rise to MHGGVLVAEVLRRQGVPSLFTLCGGHISPILVAAKALGIRIVDTRHEATAVFAADAAARLTGVPGVAAVTAGPGLTNTITAVKNAQLAQSPVVLLGGAAPTLLKGRGALQDIDQMALMRPHVKWAKAVRAVREIVPALTRAFAIAQSGVPGPVFVELPIDILYPEAVVREWTAASLSRGRSLASRVTNGYVNWHVNNVFARAGEQRAEEPTPVSAPRPPMGQVRAAAEMLAAARRPVLVVGSQALLGAPADAAALRDAILRLGIPTYLSGMGRGLLGRHPLHMRHGRGQALKEADLIILAGVPNDFRLKYGAYAPRRTPVIAANRSRAEMRQNRRPTLGVAADAGLFLRALAAAAPVSSGQWAAWQETLSQRNAARDADIAAQASAPTDYVNPIQVCRALEAVIDEESVIVGDGGDFVATASYIVRPRAPLSWLDPGVFGTLGVGGGFALGAKLCRPQAEVWVLYGDGSVAYSLAEFDTFCRHNLPIIAIIGNDAAWSQIARDQVDLLGDSVGTDLVHTAYHEAAQGYGGAGILIEREEDLLPCLREAQAIARQGRPVLVNILIGRTDFRKGSISM
- a CDS encoding twin-arginine translocation signal domain-containing protein, yielding MSQTPVNNNLSRRGFLQTAVAAAAGAAAAGASAAFVLNNAGESAAIMPAAAPVAPLTRAQTTMPVAQESADLFSQLVAAQADNMRLQAELAAAQRKIESLQTATGQGDMVQAMQQELNTAHNELGVLSGLVALYDQLDGLDVETLIDNGLNAVGETLGGLLDHLPTLSEGLDAGERALAELEAQVPLVDSGRRWLANQMSKLGGYLDGLEQVLRQVVARAGTFFDMLDDWFKDILKWLPFGIGSTAILVIDALTALLNETPHTINGLRANVADPLDLWLAEEAGQQRIHSRLITPLRQQTMDPIPTAITRARETHATYEEQLATPVQQAIADRRLVRQLIADYRQEHQI
- a CDS encoding DUF433 domain-containing protein codes for the protein METLALLKRITINPEICHGKPCIRGLRYPIEVILELLSAGMSNEEILADYEDLEPEDILAVLAFATRLSQVKRLETVLA